One window of Quercus robur chromosome 5, dhQueRobu3.1, whole genome shotgun sequence genomic DNA carries:
- the LOC126725637 gene encoding uncharacterized protein LOC126725637 isoform X2 yields MNSPESNRVAATSSPSSSNKSPPVQESPFSNFLSNLSPIKSVKAVRYTQRFLESNFPTPPPVFTSPRIDLQRETGLLERNNIVEEDSNIREQCNTQLNVAQIPSLEKEVQSCSPSGSVDEYLADIVEVDCTHSAHKHLQLANEVSKMLQGGFTDPKETPKETIRKVDTVDSRGSREARTLTSSDQAGKNLPLTSLNLVDDLVDLRNDESFNVFLKITSEDVNDIVDSDVNLNPALGAQQYAAQIDEAFEDSDDSSRALPKEFVKEANHHQRGIRRHLHFEAALACKSVATGKTTNSRASLTNLKSLGLSHVESRVTSSGGEAVNYIQSRASKSSFGPFEVVRSTQNSRNPVILSPIPSGMGLHLNSTVRSVSLGTDMFACENLTRYGSSQDKVVHERSNDSAEEPNNTSISAVAGTTYSYTDMDQQESQAGVAASSDTYPINSLNPPCDSPLARTEQQVIPCEGRISTPQNADSVEELNQESSNKKRKRPSNTSESHGCKRCNCKRSKCLKLYCECFAAGVYCVDSCACVNCFNKPEYEDTVLDIRQQIESRNPLAFAPKVVKHDTDSPAIIMEAGNRNTPSSARHKRGCNCKKSKCLKKYCECYQANVGCSDGCRCEGCQNSFGTSSECRRVENPSHEVSGKDGSIEQFSPTWQGLADIRSLAPCSGALMFAPSNIRDCSKVSQTKLQRGSSIQPQAGSLQWNYSPVILTPQLCDSKGSHELTSDSALCDIIEDEDMPEILKDTSTPLKAVKASSPNQKQVMPPHCRSDSQRSSSPHGMRSVRKFILQTMPPFPPLTPYSNSKGRVNQKENDQKDNIGNH; encoded by the exons ATGAATTCCCCTGAGTCCAATCGGGTCGCCGCCACGTCATCACCCAGTTCTTCCAACAAGTCTCCGCCTGTGCAA GAATCACCATTCTCCAATTTCCTTAGCAATCTCTCCCCTATAAAGTCAGTTAAAGCAGTACGTTATACACAAAGGTTTTTGGAATCTAATTTTCCAACCCCACCGCCCGTGTTTACATCACCTCGCATAGATCTGCAGAGAGAGACTGGTCTTCTGGAAAG AAACAATATAGTTGAAGAAGATTCAAATATTCGTGAACAGTGTAATACCCAGTTGAATGTTGCACAAATTCCTAGCTTAGAGAAGGAAGTCCAATCATGCAGTCCTTCAGGGAGCGTTGACGAATATCTGGCAGATATTGTGGAGGTGGACTGTACACATTCAGCACATAAACATTTGCAATTAGCTAATGAAGTGTCTAAAATGTTACAGGGTGGTTTCACTGACCCCAAAGAAACCCCAAAAGAAACCATAAGAAAAGTTGACACTGTGGATAGCAGGGGCAGTAGAGAGGCTAGAACTCTGACATCATCCGATCAAGCCGGAAAGAATTTACCTTTAACTTCACTTAATTTGGTTGATGATTTAGTTGATTTGAGGAATGATGAAAGTTTTAATGTGTTCCTAAAGATTACATCTGAAGATGTCAATGACATTGTTGATTCTGATGTGAATCTAAACCCTGCTTTAGGAGCGCAACAATATGCAGCTCAG ATTGACGAGGCGTTTGAAGATTCTGATGACAGTTCAAGAGCATTACCAAAAGAATTTGTGAAG GAGGCCAATCATCACCAACGTGGTATACGTAGACATCTTCATTTTGAAGCTGCTTTAGCCTGCAAGAGTGTAGCTACTGGAAAAACAACCAATTCAAGGGCTAGCCTAACAAACTTGAAGAGTCTGGGTTTGTCTCATGTTGAAAGTAGGGTAACCTCCAGTGGTGGGGAGGCAGTCAACTATATTCAGTCCAGGGCTTCCAAGTCCTCTTTTGGCCCCTTTGAAGTGGTGAGATCTACTCAAAATAGCAGGAATCCTGTAATCTTGTCCCCCATTCCATCTGGCATGGGGTTACATCTAAATAGCACTGTCAGATCTGTGTCCTTGGGCACGGATATGTTTGCATGTGAGAACTTAACTAGGTATGGAAGTTCACAAGATAAGGTAGTTCATGAGAGGAGCAATGATTCAGCAGAAGAACCAAATAATACCTCAATTTCAGCTGTAGCTGGGACTACGTATTCTTATACAGATATGGATCAGCAGGAAAGTCAAGCTGGTGTGGCAGCCAGTTCTGACACCTACCCTATCAACAGTCTGAATCCCCCATGTGATTCTCCTTTGGCACGAACTGAGCAGCAGGTTATTCCATGTGAGGGGAGAATATCTACTCCACAAAATGCTGACAGTGTTGAGGAGTTGAACCAAGAGAGCTCCAATAAGAAAAG GAAGAGGCCATCAAACACAAGTGAGAGTCATGGCTGCAAACGTTGCAATTGTAAGAGGTCCAAATGCTTGAAACT TTATTGTGAGTGCTTTGCGGCTGGAGTTTATTGTGTGGATTCTTGCGCATGCGTAAACTGCTTTAACAAGCCTGAATATGAGGACACGGTTCTTGATATACGACAGCAAATCGAATCTCGTAATCCTCTTGCATTTGCTCCAAAGGTTGTTAAGCATGACACTGACTCTCCAGCAATAATTATG GAAGCAGGGAACCGGAATACTCCATCATCAGCCAGGCACAAAAGAGGATGCAATTGTAAAAAATCAAAGTgtcttaaaaaatattgtgaatgctACCAG GCTAATGTTGGATGCTCTGATGGATGTCGATGTGAGGGTTGTCAAAATTCTTTTGGAACAAGTTCAG AATGCAGGAGAGTTGAAAACCCATCTCATGAGGTGAGTGGAAAGGATGGGAGTATTGAGCAATTCTCACCAACATGGCAAGGACTTGCTGATATACGTAGTCTTGCCCCTTGCTCAGGGGCACTAATGTTTGCTCCATCCAATATAAGGGACTGCTCAAAAGTTTCACAAACCAAATTGCAACGAGGAAGTAGCATTCAGCCACAAGCTGGTTCCCTTCAATGGAATTATTCCCCTGTCATTCTTACACCTCAGTTATGTGACAGTAAGGGCTCCCATGAGCTCACTTCAGACAGTGCACTCTGTGATATAATAGAGGATGAAGATATGCCTGAGATTCTCAAGGACACTTCTACCCCTCTCAAGGCAGTGAAAGCTAGCTCGCCAAATCAGAAACAGGTGATGCCTCCACATTGTCGATCAGATAGTCAAAGGTCAAGCTCTCCACATGGCATGAGAAGTGTCCGGAAATTCATTTTGCAGACGATGCCTCCTTTCCCTCCTCTTACCCCATACAGTAATTCTAAAGGCCGTgtcaaccaaaaagaaaatgatcagAAAGATAATATTGGCAATCATTGA
- the LOC126725637 gene encoding uncharacterized protein LOC126725637 isoform X3: MLQGGFTDPKETPKETIRKVDTVDSRGSREARTLTSSDQAGKNLPLTSLNLVDDLVDLRNDESFNVFLKITSEDVNDIVDSDVNLNPALGAQQYAAQSLSEPLQIDEAFEDSDDSSRALPKEFVKEANHHQRGIRRHLHFEAALACKSVATGKTTNSRASLTNLKSLGLSHVESRVTSSGGEAVNYIQSRASKSSFGPFEVVRSTQNSRNPVILSPIPSGMGLHLNSTVRSVSLGTDMFACENLTRYGSSQDKVVHERSNDSAEEPNNTSISAVAGTTYSYTDMDQQESQAGVAASSDTYPINSLNPPCDSPLARTEQQVIPCEGRISTPQNADSVEELNQESSNKKRKRPSNTSESHGCKRCNCKRSKCLKLYCECFAAGVYCVDSCACVNCFNKPEYEDTVLDIRQQIESRNPLAFAPKVVKHDTDSPAIIMEAGNRNTPSSARHKRGCNCKKSKCLKKYCECYQANVGCSDGCRCEGCQNSFGTSSECRRVENPSHEVSGKDGSIEQFSPTWQGLADIRSLAPCSGALMFAPSNIRDCSKVSQTKLQRGSSIQPQAGSLQWNYSPVILTPQLCDSKGSHELTSDSALCDIIEDEDMPEILKDTSTPLKAVKASSPNQKQVMPPHCRSDSQRSSSPHGMRSVRKFILQTMPPFPPLTPYSNSKGRVNQKENDQKDNIGNH; encoded by the exons ATGTTACAGGGTGGTTTCACTGACCCCAAAGAAACCCCAAAAGAAACCATAAGAAAAGTTGACACTGTGGATAGCAGGGGCAGTAGAGAGGCTAGAACTCTGACATCATCCGATCAAGCCGGAAAGAATTTACCTTTAACTTCACTTAATTTGGTTGATGATTTAGTTGATTTGAGGAATGATGAAAGTTTTAATGTGTTCCTAAAGATTACATCTGAAGATGTCAATGACATTGTTGATTCTGATGTGAATCTAAACCCTGCTTTAGGAGCGCAACAATATGCAGCTCAG TCACTTTCTGAACCTTTGCAGATTGACGAGGCGTTTGAAGATTCTGATGACAGTTCAAGAGCATTACCAAAAGAATTTGTGAAG GAGGCCAATCATCACCAACGTGGTATACGTAGACATCTTCATTTTGAAGCTGCTTTAGCCTGCAAGAGTGTAGCTACTGGAAAAACAACCAATTCAAGGGCTAGCCTAACAAACTTGAAGAGTCTGGGTTTGTCTCATGTTGAAAGTAGGGTAACCTCCAGTGGTGGGGAGGCAGTCAACTATATTCAGTCCAGGGCTTCCAAGTCCTCTTTTGGCCCCTTTGAAGTGGTGAGATCTACTCAAAATAGCAGGAATCCTGTAATCTTGTCCCCCATTCCATCTGGCATGGGGTTACATCTAAATAGCACTGTCAGATCTGTGTCCTTGGGCACGGATATGTTTGCATGTGAGAACTTAACTAGGTATGGAAGTTCACAAGATAAGGTAGTTCATGAGAGGAGCAATGATTCAGCAGAAGAACCAAATAATACCTCAATTTCAGCTGTAGCTGGGACTACGTATTCTTATACAGATATGGATCAGCAGGAAAGTCAAGCTGGTGTGGCAGCCAGTTCTGACACCTACCCTATCAACAGTCTGAATCCCCCATGTGATTCTCCTTTGGCACGAACTGAGCAGCAGGTTATTCCATGTGAGGGGAGAATATCTACTCCACAAAATGCTGACAGTGTTGAGGAGTTGAACCAAGAGAGCTCCAATAAGAAAAG GAAGAGGCCATCAAACACAAGTGAGAGTCATGGCTGCAAACGTTGCAATTGTAAGAGGTCCAAATGCTTGAAACT TTATTGTGAGTGCTTTGCGGCTGGAGTTTATTGTGTGGATTCTTGCGCATGCGTAAACTGCTTTAACAAGCCTGAATATGAGGACACGGTTCTTGATATACGACAGCAAATCGAATCTCGTAATCCTCTTGCATTTGCTCCAAAGGTTGTTAAGCATGACACTGACTCTCCAGCAATAATTATG GAAGCAGGGAACCGGAATACTCCATCATCAGCCAGGCACAAAAGAGGATGCAATTGTAAAAAATCAAAGTgtcttaaaaaatattgtgaatgctACCAG GCTAATGTTGGATGCTCTGATGGATGTCGATGTGAGGGTTGTCAAAATTCTTTTGGAACAAGTTCAG AATGCAGGAGAGTTGAAAACCCATCTCATGAGGTGAGTGGAAAGGATGGGAGTATTGAGCAATTCTCACCAACATGGCAAGGACTTGCTGATATACGTAGTCTTGCCCCTTGCTCAGGGGCACTAATGTTTGCTCCATCCAATATAAGGGACTGCTCAAAAGTTTCACAAACCAAATTGCAACGAGGAAGTAGCATTCAGCCACAAGCTGGTTCCCTTCAATGGAATTATTCCCCTGTCATTCTTACACCTCAGTTATGTGACAGTAAGGGCTCCCATGAGCTCACTTCAGACAGTGCACTCTGTGATATAATAGAGGATGAAGATATGCCTGAGATTCTCAAGGACACTTCTACCCCTCTCAAGGCAGTGAAAGCTAGCTCGCCAAATCAGAAACAGGTGATGCCTCCACATTGTCGATCAGATAGTCAAAGGTCAAGCTCTCCACATGGCATGAGAAGTGTCCGGAAATTCATTTTGCAGACGATGCCTCCTTTCCCTCCTCTTACCCCATACAGTAATTCTAAAGGCCGTgtcaaccaaaaagaaaatgatcagAAAGATAATATTGGCAATCATTGA
- the LOC126725637 gene encoding uncharacterized protein LOC126725637 isoform X1 gives MNSPESNRVAATSSPSSSNKSPPVQESPFSNFLSNLSPIKSVKAVRYTQRFLESNFPTPPPVFTSPRIDLQRETGLLERNNIVEEDSNIREQCNTQLNVAQIPSLEKEVQSCSPSGSVDEYLADIVEVDCTHSAHKHLQLANEVSKMLQGGFTDPKETPKETIRKVDTVDSRGSREARTLTSSDQAGKNLPLTSLNLVDDLVDLRNDESFNVFLKITSEDVNDIVDSDVNLNPALGAQQYAAQSLSEPLQIDEAFEDSDDSSRALPKEFVKEANHHQRGIRRHLHFEAALACKSVATGKTTNSRASLTNLKSLGLSHVESRVTSSGGEAVNYIQSRASKSSFGPFEVVRSTQNSRNPVILSPIPSGMGLHLNSTVRSVSLGTDMFACENLTRYGSSQDKVVHERSNDSAEEPNNTSISAVAGTTYSYTDMDQQESQAGVAASSDTYPINSLNPPCDSPLARTEQQVIPCEGRISTPQNADSVEELNQESSNKKRKRPSNTSESHGCKRCNCKRSKCLKLYCECFAAGVYCVDSCACVNCFNKPEYEDTVLDIRQQIESRNPLAFAPKVVKHDTDSPAIIMEAGNRNTPSSARHKRGCNCKKSKCLKKYCECYQANVGCSDGCRCEGCQNSFGTSSECRRVENPSHEVSGKDGSIEQFSPTWQGLADIRSLAPCSGALMFAPSNIRDCSKVSQTKLQRGSSIQPQAGSLQWNYSPVILTPQLCDSKGSHELTSDSALCDIIEDEDMPEILKDTSTPLKAVKASSPNQKQVMPPHCRSDSQRSSSPHGMRSVRKFILQTMPPFPPLTPYSNSKGRVNQKENDQKDNIGNH, from the exons ATGAATTCCCCTGAGTCCAATCGGGTCGCCGCCACGTCATCACCCAGTTCTTCCAACAAGTCTCCGCCTGTGCAA GAATCACCATTCTCCAATTTCCTTAGCAATCTCTCCCCTATAAAGTCAGTTAAAGCAGTACGTTATACACAAAGGTTTTTGGAATCTAATTTTCCAACCCCACCGCCCGTGTTTACATCACCTCGCATAGATCTGCAGAGAGAGACTGGTCTTCTGGAAAG AAACAATATAGTTGAAGAAGATTCAAATATTCGTGAACAGTGTAATACCCAGTTGAATGTTGCACAAATTCCTAGCTTAGAGAAGGAAGTCCAATCATGCAGTCCTTCAGGGAGCGTTGACGAATATCTGGCAGATATTGTGGAGGTGGACTGTACACATTCAGCACATAAACATTTGCAATTAGCTAATGAAGTGTCTAAAATGTTACAGGGTGGTTTCACTGACCCCAAAGAAACCCCAAAAGAAACCATAAGAAAAGTTGACACTGTGGATAGCAGGGGCAGTAGAGAGGCTAGAACTCTGACATCATCCGATCAAGCCGGAAAGAATTTACCTTTAACTTCACTTAATTTGGTTGATGATTTAGTTGATTTGAGGAATGATGAAAGTTTTAATGTGTTCCTAAAGATTACATCTGAAGATGTCAATGACATTGTTGATTCTGATGTGAATCTAAACCCTGCTTTAGGAGCGCAACAATATGCAGCTCAG TCACTTTCTGAACCTTTGCAGATTGACGAGGCGTTTGAAGATTCTGATGACAGTTCAAGAGCATTACCAAAAGAATTTGTGAAG GAGGCCAATCATCACCAACGTGGTATACGTAGACATCTTCATTTTGAAGCTGCTTTAGCCTGCAAGAGTGTAGCTACTGGAAAAACAACCAATTCAAGGGCTAGCCTAACAAACTTGAAGAGTCTGGGTTTGTCTCATGTTGAAAGTAGGGTAACCTCCAGTGGTGGGGAGGCAGTCAACTATATTCAGTCCAGGGCTTCCAAGTCCTCTTTTGGCCCCTTTGAAGTGGTGAGATCTACTCAAAATAGCAGGAATCCTGTAATCTTGTCCCCCATTCCATCTGGCATGGGGTTACATCTAAATAGCACTGTCAGATCTGTGTCCTTGGGCACGGATATGTTTGCATGTGAGAACTTAACTAGGTATGGAAGTTCACAAGATAAGGTAGTTCATGAGAGGAGCAATGATTCAGCAGAAGAACCAAATAATACCTCAATTTCAGCTGTAGCTGGGACTACGTATTCTTATACAGATATGGATCAGCAGGAAAGTCAAGCTGGTGTGGCAGCCAGTTCTGACACCTACCCTATCAACAGTCTGAATCCCCCATGTGATTCTCCTTTGGCACGAACTGAGCAGCAGGTTATTCCATGTGAGGGGAGAATATCTACTCCACAAAATGCTGACAGTGTTGAGGAGTTGAACCAAGAGAGCTCCAATAAGAAAAG GAAGAGGCCATCAAACACAAGTGAGAGTCATGGCTGCAAACGTTGCAATTGTAAGAGGTCCAAATGCTTGAAACT TTATTGTGAGTGCTTTGCGGCTGGAGTTTATTGTGTGGATTCTTGCGCATGCGTAAACTGCTTTAACAAGCCTGAATATGAGGACACGGTTCTTGATATACGACAGCAAATCGAATCTCGTAATCCTCTTGCATTTGCTCCAAAGGTTGTTAAGCATGACACTGACTCTCCAGCAATAATTATG GAAGCAGGGAACCGGAATACTCCATCATCAGCCAGGCACAAAAGAGGATGCAATTGTAAAAAATCAAAGTgtcttaaaaaatattgtgaatgctACCAG GCTAATGTTGGATGCTCTGATGGATGTCGATGTGAGGGTTGTCAAAATTCTTTTGGAACAAGTTCAG AATGCAGGAGAGTTGAAAACCCATCTCATGAGGTGAGTGGAAAGGATGGGAGTATTGAGCAATTCTCACCAACATGGCAAGGACTTGCTGATATACGTAGTCTTGCCCCTTGCTCAGGGGCACTAATGTTTGCTCCATCCAATATAAGGGACTGCTCAAAAGTTTCACAAACCAAATTGCAACGAGGAAGTAGCATTCAGCCACAAGCTGGTTCCCTTCAATGGAATTATTCCCCTGTCATTCTTACACCTCAGTTATGTGACAGTAAGGGCTCCCATGAGCTCACTTCAGACAGTGCACTCTGTGATATAATAGAGGATGAAGATATGCCTGAGATTCTCAAGGACACTTCTACCCCTCTCAAGGCAGTGAAAGCTAGCTCGCCAAATCAGAAACAGGTGATGCCTCCACATTGTCGATCAGATAGTCAAAGGTCAAGCTCTCCACATGGCATGAGAAGTGTCCGGAAATTCATTTTGCAGACGATGCCTCCTTTCCCTCCTCTTACCCCATACAGTAATTCTAAAGGCCGTgtcaaccaaaaagaaaatgatcagAAAGATAATATTGGCAATCATTGA